GATGGGAAGCCATCATCGAATCGACGTGTGAAGGGCCACGAGAGAAGCGGCCAAAATATAAGGATTTAGCCCTCCAGCAGCCGCCCAAGAATTTTgccctctttcttcttcgttATGTTCAGAGATTCCAAGTGTCGCCCAAGGTTCTCTTGATCCCCTTTCCTCTCTTACCGCCCTCCTCAAGCCCTTTCTATTGCCCGCATCAATCTTTACAATATCCAGTTACAAGCAAGCCGGACTTGCTTCGAACCAGTCAATCATTACTACGCAATTTCCCAAAAGGACATTTCGATTCGAAACGAAACGGAATAACGAACGATACGTTGTAGTCTGACACGTTGGCCTGGCTGCCACTTACACGACTGCACACAAAATCAAACAATTCGCTCAGTGATCCATATTGATCCTGACCGATACAATAACACTAATTTAATTTTCGACTTGTTTAAACGGACTTGACAACTTCGGATTCGATATCCCCCGGTCACATTTCCCAACGCCCAACCTCTTGGCTTTCGCTTCTGGATCCTCAGCCCAGTTTAAAGCAAAAATACAAGCAAAGACAATTTCTCCATCCCGTCCCGCTTTGATCGACTCCACATTCGACTAGGCCCGGGTTCTGAGTACAGTGTGCATCTGGTCCCTGATTACACAGTACCACTCCCCCCTTGTCGATCACACACCCCTCCTGGTCCCCTACCACGCCAATACTCTAAGGACCAAGCATCGCAGCCTACAAATGTCTATGCTGCCCCCCGACCATCGCAAAGGCGTGTCGCGAGCAACTGGAAGCACCGTCAACATGACTGTATCACAGTCTTCAAAGGCCAAACCGGcctccaaagccagcaatggcaagccaaagacaaagacgcAGATGCATCGTCGTTCAAGAACTGGTACGCCCGCTTATACGCCATCTCACTGAAGTGTCGTGAGCTAACATGAATCTCACAGGCTGCTATACTTGCCGTTTGCGACGCAAGAAATGCGACGAGGGAACTCCCATGTGCACAGCCTGCAAGCACCTCGGCTTGCAATGCGAGTACAAGCGGCCCATGTGGTGGAGTAACAACGATATGCGAAGGAAACACAAAgaggacatcaagatgatcatcaAGCGCAAGAAGCTCTCTGAGAAGTCATCACACAACATCCAGAACTCTGTCACCAGCTCCCCTCCTGGCCTCACACACTCTCTTCCCACATCAGCCACCTTCACTGATCCTCTCGACCGTACAAGATCCGCCTCCATTGACTCTCAATTCCCAGCTgctttcaacttcaacagccCTCCCAGCGGGAACGAGTATGGATTCGGTGCGCCAATGCACCCCGAGTTCATGTTTGGCAGCTACTCGCCTTATGAGATCGATGTCAAGACGGAGCGGCAGATGTTTGTGAACGATGTGCCCACAGTTCGCGAATCACACATCTCCACCTTCAGCACTTACCACACTCCTCCCCCAGCTGGTACTGTTCTGCCCAACGGCCCTCTCGACGGCGAGTGGGCCGAGCAGGTCTTCCAAGAGCGCAAGGAATCCCTTTCAGAGGAGACCCTCAACTGCAATTTCTTCGACTTTTCACATGGCCCTTCTACAGAGTCGAGGCAAGTCAAGATTGAGTTGGATGAGAATGACCAGCGCCTGCTAGACCACTTCATCCAATTCGTTCTGCCAACCATCTTTCCCATCCTCGAGTCCAATCAACATTGCTCAGTCAGCTCAGACCTGATCCTCCCTGCTCTTCAATCAAACAGTGCCTACCTTCACTGCTGCTTGAGTGTCGCTGCCCAACACCTCAAATCACATATCAATGGCTCTACCTCTACCGATGACATTGACAACGATATCATGCGCCATCGCTATGCCACCATCTGGGCTCTTTgcgaggctctcaagaaggatgagaaccaCCAACAAATTCTCGAGGCAACCCTGGGCCTCATTTTCTTCCAGTCTGTCGTTGGCCGCTATGACGATGGCCTTCTCGATATTCCTTGGCACCAGCACTTCCAGGCTGCCATCAGCTTGGTGCAGAAGCTTGACCTTCCCGGAATTGTCTCTGACCCTACTCGGGCTTCAATGCAAACCCccttcaacatgtctctcTCGTCATGGATTGACATTCTTGGTGCCACCATGAAGGGCCGCTCACCAACATTTGCTCACACTTACCGCGAGAAACATCTTTCTCAGCTCAACCCTAGCCTTGGCTTGCGGGAGCTGATGGGCTGTGATGACCGAGTCATGTATCTCATTTCCGAGATCGCCTGTCTCGAGTCTCTTAAGAAGGATGGCATGGATGACTTCACACTGTGCCAGCATGTCTCTGCCCTCGGAGAGCAGATCAGCTTGACCGAGATGGGTGATGCAGGCCCCAAGATGCCTTTCAATGCCAATGGCAGCCTTTCACCGAAGCAGCTTTCCAAGAACATGACCATGGCTTTCCGCATTGCTGCTCgcatcttcctctgcagcCTGGTTCCTGGATTCAACCCTAGGCAGCCATCACCTATGGgcttggttgagaagctgactACTGTGCTTCAACACATTCCCTCGGGCCCCAATGGGTTTGACCGCAACCTTGCTTGGGTCTACCTCATTGGCGGCTCCATCAGTGTTCCTGGTAGCTCATTCCGTGCATTCTTCGAGGATCGCCTGGCTCAGCTGGGCGACTCGGCTAGATTTGGCACCATGGGACGTGTAGCCACCCTCCTGCACGAGGTGTGGGTTCAGAATGATAGCCTCTCGGGTGTGAGCACACCCGGGTCCACGACGTCTGAGGCGGCCCAGCTGCACATCCACTGGCGGGATGTCATGGAATCGAAGGGATGGGACTTTTTGTTGATCTGAGCACTGCTCTTTGCAaaccttcttggctggcctTTGAAGGGTAGCAGGACCGTGCTGGGTGAGACCATCAAGTTCTGCTCTAgccttccttcttttcagtAACATGAGAGCGGCCAGGACCACCTCATCAGGCGAAGCAGGCATTTGCCAGCCGTCGAGGACCAGGCTTGGAAGTGAGACTTCCATGTCCTACACGAGGGTATGTTATTCGCTTACTCCCTGTCCCGAAAGGGCAGAGttatctttttcttttttctttttttcgtTTCACTTCATATACAATGATACCTACTGGGATGGGTTACTAGAGGAAGCCGCAAGGCGTTTTGAGATGAATGTGGGAGCACAAAGAGCGACACTTGGATGCACCACACTCGACATATTTTGATAGGGGGACGAGGCGTTAGGGACATGCATGCATAGGACGTTTGGCAGAGGATACATGGCCATATGCAGGAACAAATGGGGCGGCAACACGATGCCGTTTTAGATGTCAATTCATTGGATTGAAGCGGCTGAGTACCGCGAGACTCGGGATCACTCGCTATTGTTTATTGCTTTACTATGATACCAAGCGGGCAATGGTATGGGGGAAACGGCGCAATGAAGGATCTGGAGTACATGCGCCGTGAAGGATGACGATATGAAAAGAGAGGCTCTGGGAAGCTGGTTATGGGCTAGCTCCCAGAAAGGAAGCGGGATACAGATAGGACATTATGACCTTGCTGAGACAAGGCAGACAAATGGACAAAGCACTTTATTGTGACATTACCACGCACTTGTTTATTCCCTCACTGCAACGACCACGGAAGGTGAGATGACAGTATCTATCTGATCATGTAAATCACACCACATAATTGACGACAAGCCTCTGAAAAGGGATCACAACTCCGAGAGGCACAACTGGGATGGATGGGCATTAATACCTCGGCCTGATTACTTTACCTGCCAGCACATTATTCCGCATACGATGGGTTCTTTTTCCTTGTGTGCTTATTTATTCCCTGCCGAGGTCAGCATCATCACACCATGAAAGCCGGGGAGAGGCAGGTTCTCCGTGGGGGTGgtattgatgagatgcagaTATGTGCTGCTACGGTATGCAGGCATCTAGATACAGGGAGTTTTCCAATGGCCTGAGAACCTAATGTTTATACTATGGCACACGCACTGGGGAAATGAGGCCTTATACCCGTTGCGGATGTATGGAAAGAAAGCCGCATGCAATGCAGTGCCgtgccatgccatgccatgcaaATGCAGTACGAGGACAATTCATAGAATGCATGTTTGGGAGGGAACCTTTTCCTTATGTACCTCGTCCTATAGACCATCTATCTTAAGGCCTCACTGTATATGAATGAGGATGTCCAATGCATGCCGCATCAAGCCGTTACTCCGTACGAGTCGCAGTGCATCTACAGCGAGGGATACAGAGAGGCACCAGCACATCagcgcatcgcatcgcatcgcatcgcataGCAGTGCATTTGATT
This region of Fusarium verticillioides 7600 chromosome 3, whole genome shotgun sequence genomic DNA includes:
- a CDS encoding transcriptional regulatory protein Pro-1, with protein sequence MSMLPPDHRKGVSRATGSTVNMTVSQSSKAKPASKASNGKPKTKTQMHRRSRTGCYTCRLRRKKCDEGTPMCTACKHLGLQCEYKRPMWWSNNDMRRKHKEDIKMIIKRKKLSEKSSHNIQNSVTSSPPGLTHSLPTSATFTDPLDRTRSASIDSQFPAAFNFNSPPSGNEYGFGAPMHPEFMFGSYSPYEIDVKTERQMFVNDVPTVRESHISTFSTYHTPPPAGTVLPNGPLDGEWAEQVFQERKESLSEETLNCNFFDFSHGPSTESRQVKIELDENDQRLLDHFIQFVLPTIFPILESNQHCSVSSDLILPALQSNSAYLHCCLSVAAQHLKSHINGSTSTDDIDNDIMRHRYATIWALCEALKKDENHQQILEATLGLIFFQSVVGRYDDGLLDIPWHQHFQAAISLVQKLDLPGIVSDPTRASMQTPFNMSLSSWIDILGATMKGRSPTFAHTYREKHLSQLNPSLGLRELMGCDDRVMYLISEIACLESLKKDGMDDFTLCQHVSALGEQISLTEMGDAGPKMPFNANGSLSPKQLSKNMTMAFRIAARIFLCSLVPGFNPRQPSPMGLVEKLTTVLQHIPSGPNGFDRNLAWVYLIGGSISVPGSSFRAFFEDRLAQLGDSARFGTMGRVATLLHEVWVQNDSLSGVSTPGSTTSEAAQLHIHWRDVMESKGWDFLLI